Proteins co-encoded in one Methanobacterium veterum genomic window:
- the nrdD gene encoding anaerobic ribonucleoside-triphosphate reductase has translation MKDMRAMAALPIQAKTCVLKNNGIYEKFSYEKIVKSCLMVGASLWAAEKIATDVATAVYNGISTAEIKILVHDSLKKIDGKAAGKYLAANQLKVRTTRDTIEPFDKSKIEKTLIVETHASEDLAGEIATDACKELKKLDVEYLTAPMIREIVNTKLVEHGLETLRRKYTRVGIPVYNITNLIKNGSRDNANMIHNPETVHKYVADEALKQYALLHILPNELADAHMGGDIHIHDLEFFAGRPINCLQHDLRVFIKNGLKVDGTGDHTSVAGPPNHIETLMNHTGEIMLAAQQNMSGGQSMSLWNVFVAPFAAGLPYEKVKQAVQMLIYNLNMAYAARGSQVPFTSINLEFTVPDFLKDEPAYGPKGKRVGTYGDFEEETRLLQRAFTETLLDGDSEGKPHLFPNTIYVLRKECLKEEFDEDIRRVHELSAKFGTSYFINMLPDYRGNLANYMGCRTSLNDDWTGDWSQDCFRTGNLAYVTLNLPRIAYNSKDDSDIFEYLDSYLNLAEQTLMLRREQALNCLNDYNLLPFLSQRPNDEDGTYYRIENSTMSFGFVGLNEMLRSYLGAGIEDKGANEFGLRVVDYINERAAKLKDETGLRWSVLQTPAESTAYRFATLDMEKYRDKIIAQGDEKTAYYTNSSHVPVNADILLPEKVKIESQYHSKTLGGHIFHAFMGESYSDPDALMSLTDKIARKSDIGFWAYSSALSFCLKCKTLMKGLQDNCATCGEQKEVEWYDRITGYVQQVGRSKSASGGWNPGKMQELLDRKRF, from the coding sequence ATGAAGGACATGCGTGCTATGGCGGCACTGCCTATACAGGCTAAAACGTGCGTCCTGAAAAACAATGGAATATACGAAAAATTCAGCTATGAAAAAATAGTTAAATCGTGTCTTATGGTGGGAGCTTCACTTTGGGCTGCAGAAAAGATTGCAACAGACGTAGCAACTGCGGTCTATAACGGTATCTCTACTGCAGAAATTAAGATACTGGTTCATGATTCCCTTAAAAAAATTGATGGGAAGGCTGCCGGTAAATATTTAGCAGCTAACCAATTAAAGGTCAGGACTACCAGGGATACAATAGAACCATTTGATAAAAGTAAGATTGAAAAAACACTTATTGTGGAAACACATGCTTCAGAAGATCTTGCTGGAGAAATTGCAACAGATGCGTGTAAAGAACTTAAAAAACTCGATGTTGAATACCTGACCGCGCCGATGATCAGGGAAATTGTAAACACCAAACTTGTAGAACACGGTCTTGAGACATTAAGGCGAAAGTATACAAGGGTTGGTATACCTGTCTACAATATAACTAACCTCATAAAGAACGGCTCCAGGGATAATGCAAATATGATCCATAATCCTGAGACTGTTCACAAATATGTTGCAGATGAAGCACTCAAGCAGTACGCATTGTTACACATACTTCCAAACGAACTTGCAGATGCCCACATGGGCGGGGACATACATATACACGATCTTGAATTCTTTGCAGGACGCCCAATAAATTGCTTACAACATGATTTAAGGGTATTTATAAAAAATGGACTTAAAGTGGATGGTACTGGAGACCATACTTCAGTTGCAGGCCCTCCAAATCATATTGAAACACTTATGAACCATACTGGAGAAATAATGCTTGCAGCTCAGCAGAACATGAGCGGAGGTCAATCAATGAGCCTCTGGAACGTGTTTGTAGCTCCGTTTGCAGCAGGCTTACCTTATGAAAAGGTAAAGCAGGCAGTTCAGATGTTGATATACAACCTGAACATGGCTTACGCTGCAAGAGGCTCGCAGGTTCCATTCACAAGTATCAACCTTGAATTTACAGTCCCTGATTTCTTAAAAGATGAGCCAGCTTACGGCCCTAAAGGAAAACGTGTAGGAACATATGGGGACTTTGAAGAAGAAACAAGGTTACTACAGAGGGCATTCACCGAAACACTCCTTGATGGAGATTCAGAAGGTAAACCACATCTCTTCCCAAACACAATATATGTTTTAAGGAAAGAATGCTTAAAAGAAGAGTTTGATGAAGATATAAGGCGTGTTCACGAGCTTTCAGCCAAGTTTGGAACATCTTACTTCATAAACATGCTGCCTGATTACAGGGGAAATCTCGCTAATTACATGGGATGCAGAACATCTTTAAACGATGATTGGACTGGAGACTGGTCTCAAGACTGTTTCAGGACAGGAAACCTTGCATATGTTACACTGAACCTTCCGAGGATTGCATATAATTCCAAAGATGACAGTGATATATTTGAATACCTTGACTCCTATCTGAATCTTGCAGAGCAGACACTGATGCTCAGAAGAGAACAGGCTTTAAATTGCCTTAATGATTATAATTTACTCCCATTCCTGTCACAGAGACCAAACGATGAAGATGGTACCTACTATAGAATAGAAAATTCCACAATGTCATTTGGTTTTGTTGGGCTTAATGAAATGCTCCGATCTTATTTAGGTGCAGGAATTGAAGATAAGGGTGCCAACGAGTTTGGACTTAGGGTAGTTGACTATATAAATGAGAGAGCTGCCAAGTTGAAGGATGAAACAGGACTTAGATGGAGTGTTCTCCAGACACCTGCAGAATCCACAGCTTACAGGTTTGCAACCCTTGATATGGAAAAATACAGGGACAAAATCATTGCTCAAGGGGACGAAAAAACTGCATACTACACAAATTCATCCCACGTGCCGGTTAATGCAGATATTTTACTCCCAGAAAAAGTTAAAATCGAGTCTCAGTACCACTCCAAGACCCTTGGAGGACATATATTCCATGCATTCATGGGAGAGTCCTATTCAGACCCAGATGCACTCATGAGCCTTACAGACAAAATAGCCAGGAAATCAGATATTGGATTTTGGGCTTACAGCTCCGCACTGAGCTTCTGTCTGAAATGTAAAACTTTAATGAAAGGTTTACAGGACAACTGTGCGACCTGCGGTGAACAGAAAGAAGTTGAATGGTACGACCGTATAACCGGATATGTTCAGCAGGTAGGAAGGTCTAAATCCGCTTCTGGTGGATGGAACCCTGGTAAGATGCAGGAACTGTTGGACAGAAAACGGTTCTAA
- a CDS encoding DUF3566 domain-containing protein — protein MVDIKEIKSIEIVPYTLMTSSINAVWAFLYAIFTLILGLVPFVISPTAANSTALWFYIASIVSSPVGSFVLGVLQSFLFALIYNLLVPKLGGIKLGLEDLSEIKSIPVMPFALITSTISAIFVLIIALIVMPLVAAYIPVVSQIASSLPLNGTNITAESISSLGTFGVIGSILSIIILPITAFVIVFVINVILAALYNLVAPRVGGIKLEFAAGAENMYEILSVAPVQLALITAIIAAICGIIIGIIAVIISALYGVAIIGVMFLAGFTIGFLVGVFIAYAILALIYNFLRPKIGGIKLELQ, from the coding sequence ATGGTCGACATTAAAGAAATCAAATCAATTGAAATTGTTCCTTACACATTAATGACATCCTCTATTAATGCAGTATGGGCTTTCCTGTATGCCATATTTACATTAATTTTAGGATTAGTACCCTTCGTAATTTCCCCAACTGCAGCTAACTCAACTGCACTATGGTTCTACATTGCTTCTATTGTTTCTTCACCGGTAGGCAGCTTTGTTCTAGGAGTCCTGCAGTCATTTCTATTTGCATTAATTTACAACCTATTAGTCCCCAAACTTGGTGGAATTAAACTTGGACTTGAAGATCTAAGCGAAATAAAATCAATTCCAGTGATGCCGTTTGCACTAATAACTTCTACCATTTCAGCAATTTTTGTACTTATAATTGCCTTAATTGTTATGCCGTTAGTTGCAGCGTACATCCCTGTAGTATCACAAATAGCAAGTTCACTGCCATTAAACGGGACAAATATAACTGCAGAAAGCATATCCTCATTAGGAACATTTGGAGTTATAGGATCTATCTTATCCATTATAATACTGCCAATAACAGCATTTGTAATTGTATTTGTAATAAATGTAATATTAGCTGCATTATACAACTTAGTAGCGCCAAGGGTTGGTGGGATTAAGCTTGAATTTGCAGCAGGTGCAGAAAATATGTACGAGATACTGTCAGTTGCACCAGTACAGCTTGCGTTAATAACTGCAATTATTGCAGCTATATGCGGAATTATTATTGGAATAATCGCAGTCATAATCAGCGCACTATATGGAGTTGCCATCATAGGAGTTATGTTCCTGGCAGGATTTACAATCGGATTCCTGGTAGGTGTATTTATAGCATATGCAATTCTAGCATTGATATATAACTTCTTAAGGCCAAAAATCGGCGGAATCAAGTTAGAACTACAGTAA
- a CDS encoding nitroreductase family protein, translated as MPEFNLNRSACSSCGTCVSTCTIGHLEMDTNPEVVADTMCIECGQCEAICPEGAINISGPELEPPMEDISSKISPEDMGNYMRNRRSIRNYKKRVIPRETIEEIMDVVRFAPSGGNQQPVEWIIIEDPQKVKELAGLVIKWMEKLVEENSPFARMLPMESLISVWKSGLDPILRGAPNLFIATAKSNEGSTPMDGTIALSYLDLLLPSFGLGSCWAGFLQMAADFEPIREFLGLKEGEVFLGALMAGYPECKFFRVPKRKKLSVKYI; from the coding sequence ATGCCTGAATTTAACCTAAACCGAAGTGCATGCAGCAGCTGCGGCACATGTGTATCTACATGTACTATCGGCCATCTGGAAATGGATACAAACCCTGAAGTTGTTGCAGACACAATGTGCATAGAATGCGGTCAATGCGAAGCAATATGTCCGGAAGGAGCTATTAATATTTCTGGACCTGAACTTGAACCTCCAATGGAGGACATAAGCTCTAAAATCTCACCTGAAGATATGGGAAACTACATGAGAAACCGCAGGTCAATCAGGAACTATAAAAAAAGGGTAATTCCCCGCGAGACCATTGAAGAAATCATGGATGTTGTAAGGTTTGCACCCTCTGGAGGTAACCAGCAGCCTGTTGAGTGGATCATTATCGAAGACCCTCAGAAGGTTAAAGAACTGGCGGGACTGGTCATAAAATGGATGGAAAAATTAGTGGAAGAAAATTCTCCCTTTGCCCGGATGCTCCCAATGGAATCTTTAATCAGCGTCTGGAAAAGTGGTCTAGACCCTATTTTAAGAGGGGCACCCAATTTATTCATAGCCACTGCTAAATCTAACGAGGGAAGTACTCCAATGGATGGAACTATTGCCCTGAGCTATTTAGACTTACTGCTGCCGTCTTTTGGTCTTGGTTCATGCTGGGCTGGCTTCCTTCAAATGGCAGCTGATTTTGAGCCAATAAGAGAATTTCTGGGATTAAAAGAAGGTGAAGTTTTCTTGGGAGCTTTAATGGCAGGCTACCCTGAGTGTAAGTTTTTCAGAGTTCCTAAACGCAAAAAACTGTCTGTAAAATATATTTAA
- a CDS encoding DUF5518 domain-containing protein, translating into MTEWTAVGIGGVVTAGLTIVLALVFFPLFFLGPIVGGFLAVYLMKDEFESGIINGALAGVIGGLIIGILSLFGIGIIAAVIAVLAAQVGLAVGALGVLVVIFFTILAVFICGILSAIGGAIGEYVQSAGRRGYENY; encoded by the coding sequence ATGACTGAATGGACAGCTGTTGGAATAGGTGGAGTAGTGACTGCTGGTTTAACTATTGTTCTTGCCCTTGTGTTTTTCCCATTATTCTTTTTAGGGCCAATAGTCGGCGGTTTTTTGGCAGTATATTTGATGAAAGATGAATTTGAAAGCGGTATAATAAATGGAGCTTTAGCGGGAGTTATAGGCGGTTTAATAATTGGAATTCTCTCACTATTTGGTATTGGAATAATAGCTGCTGTAATAGCAGTTTTAGCAGCACAAGTGGGACTTGCAGTAGGTGCACTGGGAGTTTTAGTTGTAATCTTCTTTACAATACTTGCAGTGTTCATATGTGGAATTCTTTCTGCTATTGGCGGAGCTATAGGAGAATATGTACAATCTGCAGGTAGAAGAGGATATGAAAATTATTAA
- the purB gene encoding adenylosuccinate lyase — translation MAIHPIEYRYGTEEMRNVWEEENKLQKMLDVEAALAEAESEFGLVPKEASSQIREKASTKYVTLERVKEIERQTNHDIASIVKALAEACEGDAGEYVHFGATSNDIIDTSQSLLFKESIEILREKLVKVTKTLLNLAEEHKNTVCIGRTHGQHALPLTYGMKFALWADEFHRQIERMDECKNRLCVGMLTGAVGTIAALGSEGLDVHKKVSEILGLKPVLISNQIVQRDNHAEFIMDLANIASTLDKIAVEIRSLQRTEIKEVGERFDPKKQVGSSTMPHKRNPITAERINGVSRVIRAYVTPALENNPLWHERDLTNSSCERIIFPESCILTDYILNLTNKLLNNLVFYPENIEKNLNCTHGLIMAERFMAELTRRGMGRQTAYALARDCSMEAYEKNTGLLDIVLTNDEIKQYLSEAEIREIMDPHTYIGSSVKIVDNVIESSKEWF, via the coding sequence ATGGCAATTCACCCTATTGAATACAGGTACGGAACAGAAGAAATGCGAAATGTCTGGGAAGAAGAAAATAAACTTCAAAAAATGCTCGATGTTGAAGCTGCTCTTGCAGAAGCAGAATCCGAATTTGGCTTAGTTCCAAAGGAAGCTTCATCCCAGATACGAGAAAAAGCAAGCACAAAATATGTTACACTGGAAAGAGTAAAAGAGATTGAAAGACAAACCAATCACGATATTGCATCCATTGTAAAAGCTCTTGCAGAAGCCTGCGAAGGAGACGCAGGAGAATATGTTCATTTTGGAGCAACCTCCAATGATATAATCGACACATCACAATCACTTCTTTTTAAAGAATCAATAGAAATTTTAAGGGAAAAACTGGTTAAAGTTACTAAAACCCTTCTTAATCTAGCTGAAGAGCATAAAAATACTGTTTGTATTGGAAGAACCCATGGACAGCATGCACTTCCACTAACCTACGGTATGAAATTTGCATTATGGGCTGATGAGTTCCACAGGCAGATTGAAAGGATGGACGAATGTAAAAACCGTTTATGCGTGGGCATGCTAACTGGTGCAGTTGGTACCATAGCAGCACTTGGCAGTGAAGGTTTAGACGTTCACAAGAAGGTATCTGAAATCTTAGGCCTTAAACCAGTTCTAATCTCAAATCAGATAGTTCAAAGGGACAACCACGCAGAGTTCATCATGGACCTTGCAAACATAGCAAGCACCCTTGACAAAATTGCTGTAGAAATCAGAAGTCTTCAAAGGACTGAAATTAAGGAAGTTGGAGAAAGATTCGACCCTAAAAAACAGGTCGGCAGCAGTACAATGCCCCATAAAAGGAATCCAATTACAGCAGAAAGAATTAATGGAGTATCTAGAGTAATACGCGCTTATGTTACCCCTGCACTTGAAAATAACCCATTATGGCATGAAAGAGATCTTACAAACTCATCCTGTGAGAGAATAATTTTTCCAGAGTCATGTATTCTTACAGATTACATACTCAACTTAACAAATAAGTTACTCAATAACCTGGTCTTCTATCCAGAAAACATTGAAAAAAATCTCAATTGTACCCACGGGTTAATAATGGCAGAAAGATTCATGGCAGAACTTACAAGAAGAGGAATGGGCAGGCAAACTGCCTATGCACTGGCAAGAGACTGTTCAATGGAAGCTTACGAAAAAAATACAGGACTGCTTGATATAGTTTTAACGAATGATGAAATTAAACAGTATTTATCAGAGGCTGAAATTAGAGAAATAATGGATCCTCATACTTACATCGGATCATCTGTTAAAATAGTAGATAATGTCATAGAATCCTCAAAAGAGTGGTTCTAA
- the polC gene encoding DNA polymerase II large subunit, translating into MGYFETLEEETEKLYAIARKARLKGHDMEMEPEIPLAKDLAERVEGLVGPKGVAKRIKELEKEWSSREEVAFQVAREIVITPDEEGKEDPIEVKELKADQALRTALAILTEGVVAAPLEGIAKVKIKQNFDSTWYFAVYFAGPIRSAGGTAAAMAVLIGEYIRLSAGLDVYKPTDMEIERYVEEVELYESEVTNLQYSPTPDEVRLAVKSIPVEVTGEATDQIEVSHRDLERVETNSIRGGALLAIAEGVIQKAPKVMKYASKLKIDGWDWLDKFSKGSAKSDDEDEGAPKVNDKYMRDIIGGRPVLSYPMAKGGFRLRYGRSRNSGLAAMGISPLTMEIVEFLAVGTQMKIERPGKGMCVVPCDTIEGPIVKLRNGDVVKVESTAQAKEIKKDVTEILFLGDILVAFGEFLRNNHVLLPSAWCEEWWIKTVQNSEKYSEETGPDLSLETINDIGSEEAFELSRKYNVPLHPEYTYFYHDVSCLDLNMLRSWLYKNYDGSSVENGLMLDIEPPKRILEVIGVPHKVQDNKVVIDHDHANALINTLAEPLDAEKDITTLEALNEVSPVKIMAKAPTYIGTRVGRPEKTKERKMKPAPHGLFPIGTNGGSRRNIIEAAKKGSIFVDISRCKCTECGVSSFHAKCPVCGARTEPTGAAKKKINLASLLKKAYENAGVRRLDEIKGVVGMISEEKYPEPLEKAILRAKNDVFAFKDATIRHDSTDLPITHFIPQEVGVTPEKLIELGYTHDCYGDPLERDDQIIEIKIQDIIISDNCAEYFVRVSKFIDDLLENYYELDRFYNINEVEDLVGHLVVGLAPHTSAGVLGRVVGFTKAACCYAHPYFHSAKRRNCDSDEDAVMLLLDALINFSKIFLPSSRGGKMDAPLVLSSRIDPEEIDDESHNIDAMATLPLELYEKSLGFAKPSDVISVIDNVKRRLGTEDQYQGLMFSHNTSSIHSGPKLCLYKMLPTMKEKVEEQVKIAEKIRAVDQKGVVEGVLQSHFLPDMAGNSRAFSRQKVRCTKCNKKYRRIPLSGECTCGSNLILSISKGSVVKYLEISKELAKRYPIDTYLVQRIEILESGINSLFESDKSKQSSLDVFL; encoded by the coding sequence ATGGGCTATTTCGAGACTTTAGAAGAGGAAACTGAAAAATTGTATGCTATAGCTAGAAAGGCACGGCTTAAAGGTCATGACATGGAAATGGAGCCGGAGATACCTCTTGCAAAGGATTTAGCAGAGCGAGTAGAAGGGTTAGTTGGCCCAAAAGGTGTTGCAAAAAGGATTAAAGAATTAGAAAAGGAATGGTCATCGAGGGAAGAAGTGGCATTTCAGGTAGCAAGAGAAATTGTAATAACGCCTGATGAGGAAGGTAAGGAAGACCCAATTGAAGTTAAAGAGCTGAAAGCTGACCAGGCACTGCGTACTGCCCTTGCTATCTTAACTGAAGGGGTAGTTGCTGCACCTCTGGAGGGAATTGCAAAGGTTAAAATTAAACAGAACTTTGATAGTACATGGTATTTTGCAGTTTATTTTGCAGGGCCTATAAGAAGTGCTGGAGGAACCGCAGCAGCAATGGCAGTTCTAATTGGGGAGTATATAAGACTTTCCGCAGGGCTTGATGTTTACAAACCTACAGACATGGAAATTGAAAGATACGTGGAAGAAGTTGAGCTCTACGAATCAGAGGTTACTAATCTCCAGTATTCACCAACCCCTGATGAAGTAAGGCTTGCAGTCAAAAGTATCCCTGTAGAAGTAACTGGAGAAGCTACAGACCAGATAGAAGTTTCCCACCGTGATTTAGAGCGTGTTGAAACCAACAGTATTAGGGGCGGAGCTCTCCTTGCGATAGCTGAAGGGGTTATACAGAAAGCTCCAAAAGTAATGAAATACGCTAGTAAATTGAAGATAGACGGCTGGGACTGGTTGGATAAGTTTTCAAAAGGAAGTGCCAAGTCAGATGATGAAGATGAAGGAGCTCCTAAAGTAAATGATAAATATATGAGGGATATAATTGGTGGAAGGCCTGTTTTATCATATCCTATGGCAAAAGGTGGCTTTAGATTAAGATACGGGCGCTCAAGGAATTCCGGGCTGGCTGCAATGGGAATCAGCCCATTAACCATGGAAATTGTGGAGTTCCTGGCAGTTGGAACCCAGATGAAAATTGAAAGGCCAGGTAAAGGAATGTGTGTTGTCCCATGTGATACTATAGAAGGTCCAATAGTTAAATTAAGGAATGGAGATGTAGTTAAGGTTGAATCCACAGCACAAGCTAAGGAGATTAAAAAGGATGTAACAGAAATCCTTTTTTTAGGAGATATACTTGTAGCATTTGGTGAATTTTTAAGGAATAACCATGTGCTGTTACCCTCTGCCTGGTGTGAAGAATGGTGGATTAAAACAGTTCAAAATTCTGAAAAGTATTCAGAAGAGACAGGGCCCGATTTAAGTCTGGAAACGATTAATGATATTGGTTCAGAAGAGGCATTTGAACTGTCAAGGAAATACAATGTTCCACTGCATCCAGAATACACTTATTTTTACCACGATGTCTCATGTCTTGATTTAAATATGCTCCGAAGCTGGTTGTATAAAAATTATGATGGTTCTTCGGTAGAAAATGGTTTAATGTTGGATATAGAACCTCCTAAGAGGATTTTAGAAGTTATAGGTGTTCCTCATAAGGTTCAGGACAATAAAGTGGTAATAGATCATGACCATGCAAATGCCCTGATCAATACTCTTGCTGAGCCTTTGGATGCTGAAAAAGATATTACAACCTTGGAAGCACTGAATGAAGTATCTCCTGTGAAAATAATGGCAAAGGCCCCAACATATATTGGTACAAGGGTTGGAAGGCCTGAAAAAACAAAGGAAAGAAAAATGAAACCTGCACCTCACGGGCTGTTCCCTATAGGTACTAATGGGGGAAGCAGGCGTAACATCATTGAGGCGGCCAAAAAAGGAAGTATATTTGTTGACATTTCAAGATGTAAGTGTACTGAATGTGGAGTAAGTTCATTCCATGCTAAATGTCCAGTATGCGGCGCGAGAACAGAACCAACGGGTGCTGCAAAGAAAAAGATTAATTTAGCCAGTTTACTTAAAAAGGCATATGAAAATGCTGGAGTTAGAAGATTGGATGAAATAAAAGGGGTAGTAGGGATGATATCTGAGGAAAAATACCCTGAACCTCTTGAAAAAGCTATACTCCGGGCTAAAAATGATGTATTCGCATTTAAAGATGCTACAATAAGGCATGATTCTACTGATCTACCTATCACCCATTTCATACCTCAAGAGGTAGGAGTAACTCCAGAAAAGCTGATTGAACTTGGATATACTCATGATTGTTATGGGGATCCACTTGAACGTGATGATCAAATCATTGAAATAAAGATTCAGGATATAATAATCTCGGATAATTGTGCAGAATACTTTGTAAGGGTTTCAAAATTTATAGATGACCTGCTTGAAAACTATTACGAGCTGGATAGATTTTATAATATTAATGAAGTAGAAGACCTGGTTGGGCATCTGGTCGTAGGTCTTGCACCTCACACTTCTGCTGGTGTTTTAGGAAGAGTTGTTGGATTTACAAAGGCAGCATGCTGCTATGCACACCCATATTTCCATTCTGCAAAAAGAAGAAACTGTGACAGTGATGAGGATGCAGTGATGCTGCTTTTAGATGCATTAATAAACTTCTCAAAGATATTCCTTCCAAGTTCCAGGGGTGGAAAGATGGACGCTCCATTGGTTCTTTCATCAAGGATAGATCCAGAAGAAATCGACGATGAATCGCATAATATCGATGCAATGGCCACACTTCCGCTGGAACTCTATGAGAAAAGTCTCGGATTTGCTAAACCTTCCGATGTCATTTCGGTTATAGATAATGTTAAGAGAAGGCTGGGTACAGAGGACCAGTACCAGGGTCTCATGTTTTCACACAATACCTCAAGCATCCACAGCGGTCCAAAACTATGTCTTTACAAGATGCTTCCCACCATGAAGGAAAAGGTGGAAGAACAGGTTAAAATCGCTGAAAAGATAAGGGCTGTTGACCAGAAGGGAGTTGTAGAGGGTGTTCTTCAGTCTCACTTTTTACCTGACATGGCTGGAAATTCAAGGGCATTTTCCAGACAGAAAGTTAGATGTACTAAGTGCAACAAAAAGTATAGACGAATACCACTTTCTGGAGAATGTACCTGCGGCTCAAATTTGATACTCAGCATATCCAAGGGTTCAGTTGTTAAGTACCTTGAAATTTCAAAGGAACTGGCTAAAAGGTATCCGATTGACACTTACCTTGTTCAAAGGATAGAAATTCTTGAATCCGGGATAAATTCGTTGTTTGAAAGCGATAAATCAAAGCAAAGTTCACTTGATGTATTTTTATAA
- a CDS encoding DUF126 domain-containing protein has translation MINCRKISKGHAQGEVIVTKDSISFLGGVDPKTGVIIDSQHELYGKKISGKILVIPSGKGSTVGSYVIFQMAKNKTAPTAIISLKAEPIIATGAIMAEIPMVDQPDADILNILKEGDIVEVNADSGIIKIN, from the coding sequence ATTATAAATTGTAGAAAAATTTCTAAAGGACATGCCCAGGGAGAAGTTATAGTTACAAAAGATTCTATAAGTTTTTTAGGTGGAGTAGACCCAAAAACAGGAGTTATAATTGATTCACAGCATGAATTGTACGGTAAAAAAATAAGTGGAAAAATTCTTGTAATTCCCTCTGGAAAAGGATCCACGGTAGGATCGTATGTTATATTCCAGATGGCAAAAAATAAAACCGCTCCCACTGCCATAATATCATTAAAAGCTGAACCTATTATTGCAACAGGTGCAATAATGGCAGAAATACCCATGGTAGACCAGCCAGATGCAGATATTTTAAATATTTTAAAAGAAGGAGATATTGTTGAAGTTAATGCTGATTCGGGCATTATAAAAATAAACTGA
- a CDS encoding TetR/AcrR family transcriptional regulator, with protein MSLERKKMKRKQKREDIISTAEKLFFSKGYDDVSMNDIAKDVGMSKATLYLYFDNKDSLFFAVVLRGAEIMKSLIEKEMGTVEKGIDKIFAYRNAYFDFALRYPDYLHIYNYFISGRFNLTRIVDNLVMKDVIERGRKFAMFPATMASSDENERQIMEIRKDILILLINSIKTGIEDGSIDKKIQIIEMAILIKSMTENNLNMPPDLVKTLEIRGINSKKYFLDINNLLNSLFKS; from the coding sequence ATGTCTTTAGAAAGAAAGAAAATGAAAAGAAAACAGAAGCGGGAAGATATAATCAGTACTGCTGAAAAATTATTCTTTTCCAAAGGCTATGACGATGTTTCAATGAATGACATTGCTAAGGATGTTGGAATGAGTAAAGCAACCCTTTATTTGTACTTTGATAATAAAGACAGCCTTTTTTTTGCAGTTGTCCTTAGAGGCGCTGAAATTATGAAATCTCTAATAGAAAAAGAGATGGGAACTGTAGAAAAGGGTATTGATAAAATTTTTGCTTATAGAAATGCTTATTTTGATTTTGCATTAAGATATCCGGATTATCTTCATATTTACAATTATTTTATCTCTGGAAGGTTTAATTTAACTCGAATTGTAGATAATCTGGTCATGAAAGATGTAATTGAGCGCGGCAGAAAATTTGCCATGTTTCCTGCAACAATGGCTTCCTCTGATGAAAATGAGAGGCAAATCATGGAAATTCGAAAGGATATTCTTATACTTTTAATTAATTCAATTAAAACAGGTATTGAAGACGGTTCAATTGATAAAAAGATACAGATTATAGAAATGGCGATTTTAATAAAATCAATGACTGAAAATAACTTAAATATGCCTCCCGATTTAGTAAAAACCCTAGAAATAAGGGGTATAAATAGTAAAAAGTATTTTTTAGACATTAATAACTTATTAAACAGTTTATTTAAATCTTAA
- a CDS encoding preprotein translocase subunit Sec61beta yields the protein MAKRDKKSLPPSGAGLVRYFEEETRGPKLTPEQVIIGSALLGVICIALRFTVST from the coding sequence ATGGCAAAAAGAGATAAAAAGAGCCTTCCACCAAGTGGAGCCGGCCTTGTAAGATATTTCGAAGAAGAAACAAGAGGACCTAAATTAACACCAGAACAGGTTATAATTGGAAGTGCACTACTCGGAGTAATCTGTATAGCACTACGTTTTACAGTATCAACTTAA